A DNA window from Hordeum vulgare subsp. vulgare chromosome 1H, MorexV3_pseudomolecules_assembly, whole genome shotgun sequence contains the following coding sequences:
- the LOC123404535 gene encoding uncharacterized protein LOC123404535 translates to MADHELRQLLIAKNVESLHRPSTINGQAAAATFHAVRGDTVLITVAVDNPLLTRSVAIQWHGTGDAGTPAAECHTLTYNFVADRPGTFTFRARYGRNRPAYFTDAQGREAWPSTSEHARTDAGHHVRVPRSHTGPSSRRRTGTAPREDEGRTANQELVYVRGGWGHACVEAQLMAGNTTIYLNDEGPVRRLLRLSAVGLTAAAVWVSGLCGGRHDPAMRRRGDRPLVARFVGRASPHVSRAPSLPQPN, encoded by the exons ATGGCTGACCATGAACTGCGGCAACTGCTGATAGCGAAGAACGTAGAGTCCCTGCACCGTCCGTCAACCATCAACGGCCAAGCTGCCGCCGCAACCTTCCACGCTGTACGGGGTGACACAGTCCTCATCACCGTCGCCGTCGACAACCCCCTCCTCACCAGGAGCGTCGCCATCCAATGGCACGGCACCGGCGAC GCCGGCACGCCGGCAGCGGAGTGCCACACCTTGACGTACAACTTCGTGGCGGACCGGCCGGGCACGTTTACCTTCCGCGCGCGCTACGGCCGCAACCGCCCCGCATACTTCACCGACGCGCAGGGACGCGAGGCCTGGCCGTCCACCAGCGAGCACGCACGCACGGACGCCGGACATCATGTCCGTGTGCCACGCAGCCATACGGGGCCTTCCTCCCGCCGGCGAACGGGCACCGCTCCTCGGGAAGACGAGGGGCGCACCGCCAACCAAGAACTCGTCTACGTCCGCGGCGGTTGGGGCCATGCGTGCGTCGAAGCACAACTCATGGCCGGTAACACTACCATCTACCTCAACGATGAAGGCCCGGTCCGGCGGCTCCTCCGGTTGTCCGCTGTCGGATTGACGGCCGCGGCCGTGTGGGTTTCTGGTTTATGCGGCGGGCGGCATGACCCAGCTATGCGCCGGCGAGGAGACCGTCCGTTAGTCGCAAGGTTTGTAGGTCGAGCAAGTCCTCATGTCTCACGGGCTCCCAGCTTGCCGCAACCGAATTGA